The genomic interval ACCCTTCTTGCTTCAGACGAAACCTGTAGCCGCCCTTTGCTTtcatgtccagtcttatccaatCAGAAACCAGTTCGTGTCTCAGCCGCCCACTGCTCTCGCGCGCCCCAATCAGCGCGAGCTGCCGAGTGCCCTCAGAGCGCGCCGCCATTTTGTTCGGGGTATAAGAAAACTCCGCCAAGCCACAAAGTTCCTGGTTAGACCTCAAGTTCCTCTTTGTGCAATGGACGGGTAAGTTTATTGTTGTTACCTTGTATTctgaagcaaacaaaaaaacaaaacaaaaacaaaaaatagaatCGTCTAATTCTTTTCGCCGGTAATTAGCGACTAGTTAGAGTTCGTGTAGGTTTAGTTTAGTAACTTGCCCTAGCTAAGCGTTTGCGCTCGCGGGTTGCGATGGAAACCAACCGAATCCTCCACGCATCACTGTCTGTTTTAGATGATCGCGGTTTGTTGGCGTTCAGctgacaattttatttatttacttatatttaTACAAAGTTATTCCAAACGCTTGTATATTCTTTGTAGCTAAGAACTTTTTCGTGCCTAACTTGCCGATTAGCCTCACTAATGATTGTTAGCCACAGCTCGAGCTCGTGCTTTCCGGGTACCTGTTGCATTATATTCGGTCTTCGAGGCAAAATCCGAGGCAGACATTTTGTACCGCGTTAAACAGCAACATTAGTTTGATGTATTTGTTatcattgttttctttctgaCGTTGACTTGTTTCTCTCTATGCAGCCGCCTAGAGACTGACTTGTATCCTATGGGATCGAGTTACACAGAATTAGAGTAAGtctacattgttttttttcccccccgagGTTTTTAGGAAGACTATATCACGGTGCATTCGATCAtaccatttttttattttcctgtaacttttttttaaagtataaaaaCCAAGCAAACAAACCCAAACGCACTTATTTTTTTGCAAGCAAGGTATCTGTACAGTTACCCAAGTATAACTGTATAACTACAAGCTATTGTTTTCTAACTTTTCCTCAAGTAGACCACGAGGGGTTTTGTTGCTTAAGGATGGGGGGTTTTTTAATCGTTTTTCCCTGATCTAGATTTTAAAGATTGACATACACATTATATTTTAGAcgatttttttcaaaatatatatatatatatatatatataatattggtCTTATTTCCTCACGAGGCGATTTTCACCTCACAGAAGCCGAGCTCTCTATCCGGCCACGTTTTGCAACAAAAGGAGAATAAGGAAAAATCCAGGAGCTGCCCCTGTTTTTGGTTTAGTTTAACAAGCTTTATGTAATCCTTTTGCTTTAAAGATTGTGCTGTAAAAGCAGCTCTGGGCTCGTGGTGTTTCCTGTaaggaggaacaggatgttTGGGGGGGCGGGGGGTGGACAAGGGCGTCTCAGCCTGGCCCTGAAATGCCGCTCATATTTTCTTAGCTTGCTGTGGGAAGGGACAGCACAGGATGCAGTTTAGACTGTCCAGTCTGCAGTGGGGACTTAATgcatgccccccccccccccccgcttTCCCCTTAAAatatcttttttgttttaagtgAAAGCTGATGAAATGAGTcccacagtatttatttattttttccccccacccaGTTTTGATTGTTTTACTTCACTTCCTTCCATTATGATAATACATGCCATATTCATAGCGTTGGTGTGCCAAAATAATGACATTCCTGCTGGCCATGTTACTgtacaataataaaatgtttaattctgACACCTTGTCACTTTTTAATCCTTTTCCTTattctgtttaaaatgattGTTCCTGAGCATTTCCTTGTCTCTTGTCTGATGTTCCCTTTGTTCTTTGCAGCGTTGTCCATGATATTGCAGTTGGAACAAAGGTaggtatttttttgttgttcttggtTTTCAGTTTTTCTGCACAAGACTGTATATGCCGATATTTTCCCTCTCAGTAAGCTTCcttggttgtgtgtttgtatctgaaGGGTGTATTTTTCTTGGTGCAGAGTGAAACGTCAAGTGGTTTGCCAAGTTTAAGTCTAGGGgtgtctcttttttcttcttctttttttttctcagttgtATTGTTTTGCTTAAAGGTTTCGGGTTAAACATGGACCGAAAGTTTGCTGTTTCATCTTGTTTGTTGCTCGGATGGTTCTCTGTGCTGAAAGCATACTCCTCAGTGCCACAGATCAGCCGTCATTGGTTAATATGTTCTGTGCATTCCTCTCTGGCCTTTCACCGAAGATAATCATGTGTGGTATGTAGCTAGCTGGGAGGACCTGCAATATTCAGAACAAAGGAGTGATTCATACTCACCACTGACCTGATTGACTTGTATGTTTCTAAGCAGTCGTGTGGCCTTGAaacatcattttcttttttctgaaaGAGTGTAATGAAGGATTTCTCAACAGCATGTGTTAAAAGTTTGAAAGGTTTTGATTCATTTACAAGTCATCGAATTATAGGAGCACACTTGTGGAAGAGATGCATTccttaccccccccccccccccccctttaccTGGTTCTTTGTTGTCTGTGTACATGAGGATTCCTGGTTTTTGTGCAGTATTGTATTCGGCAAACAGACTGTCCTGATTACTGATTTTTGTTAAAGCAGATGTTTTTAAGTCCACATATTTTAATTAACATAAGATGTTCCCTCTTCCATAGATGTAAAGTGTAGAAATaatttctgtatttaaaaagaggtgggtttttttattttttttttattcttattattttcctCCCAGTCACCATTTAATCGGTGTTGTATGAATAGCTGTTAGAATTtccttccattttatttttacctgtCCTCTCGGTTGTACCTTTGGACTGGTTTGCATTATGCTTCCTGATTGATTGTCTTAACTGTGCGAGTAGACTTTAAAATGCATTCCTCAAAAATAGGCTTTGGGTGTTGACACGATGCCATGAAAGGAGCCTATTCATTACATGCAAATATGTTTGCCTCTCCCCTATGGACACACATGTTGCTCTTGGGTTTGTTCAGCTCTGCTGATTAGAGGGAAGGTGGTTGGGGGAAGTGCTAATGGGTCAGGTCACTGCTTACTTGATAGACTCGTGCCTCTTTTGCTTAATTTAATTTGAAAGCAGGTGTTGAGCATGGTGTATACTAGgttaaaaaaagacagaaagaaggcCTTATAACCTCTATGCCTGGCTTGGTAAATCTTTGATGGGCTCCAACAGTAGACGAAACATTACACCTGGACCCCTGAAGACAATCGGCTCTGTGTATTCAAGCTTAAGAGCGCGGGTTGGGTTTCAGTCACCTGCAGCCATAGACACAAGGTCTCCATGGTGAGCGAATGACAATCAGGGAGCTCATGGTAACAGCCGCATTCTCTCTGTGAATCATTGCAGCCTCCTACCCTCCTCCCTTTTTCCACACCTTTATAATCTCTTGAACCTGGTTTTGTGTCACTTGCCAGGCTCAGCCATATCATGGTTTTGaaatgtacaatttttttttgtccctgCTTCTTGTTAACAGTCAAATTTAATTAAGGTTTTATGTGCTTATGACTTTGCATTGTCTTTACTTGTAAGAGCATGCCTTATAGAAGCAGGCTCAGCAGTCGGGCtgcctttttgttttgtttttttaaggttGTAAAGAAAGTGTTGGGAGTGGCTTTATTGCTAAAACCAACATGGAGTGGTTAAGCAGTGACGTTCAGCAAACGTTTAGCCTACCCTCCCTTTTTTTTGGCCTCATAGTCCTTAGCTGTGCCCTCATTCTACAGTTCTCCATATGGTTCTAATTATTGATTGCTGTAGCAGTGGAATTTTAAATGTGTGGTGGAGGATGCATGCATGGCCTGCTTGGCTCCATTAGGCTGCTGAAATTGGGTGACATGGAATGGCTGACTATGTCCATGGAGAATTCTGGgatggctttatttatttttttatttttttaaattccaacCAACCTCAGAATCAAACTACCAGTACATTCTCTCTCGTTCACTCTTGTGAGTATCTTGTAATTGTGAGTCCTCCCACTCATTCCTCTTGCCTGATGACCCAGAAACTCTTGTGTCCCTCGCACCCCCACCTGCTATTAAAACTTGCTGGTGGGGTTGGAGAATGGCTGCTGGTTAATATGACCCTGCCTTTTGCACAGGATGACTGCTGGTTCTCACAATGCTTACTTCCGGGGTTTTCCCCCCTTCTGTAAACTCACAATGTGGGTACAACATATCTCAAAGCTGTCCTTATTAGGTCAGCTAGCTGAGTCTTGTAGAATTGTGACTACTCAGACACTTCCTGAACATTTCAGCATGTTCCTTCTTGTTTCCACTGTGTAGGGGCTTGTGTGTTTAACTTGATGCTCTGTGTGGAATGTCTGTGCTTATGTAGCCTGCCTAGTTGCTATGTTGCTGTTGATTGACAAATGTGtgccccttttttttttcccccctccagaGAGGATCTGACGAACTTTTCTCCTGTGTTTCCAACGGGCCATATATCATGAGTTCAGCAGGTATGTTTTGGAGAAACATGATCTCATTGTGTATGCATCTGAGAAAATTGTCCTAATGATATGCTCTCCATTCCAGCTAATGGCAACGACAGCAAGAAGTTCAAAGGTGACATCAGAAGTCCTGGTATACCATCCCGTGTCATACATGTACGCAAGCTCCCCAGTGATATCAATGAAGCTGAGGTCATTTCTCTCGGCCTCCCCTTTGGCAAAGTCACCAACCTGCTCATGCTGAAAGGAAAGAACCAGGTATTCATGTTGTGCTTCTTGTAGCCTTTACAATGAGGGAGAATACTGAAGGGGGGAGGACCTGAAAGACCTGTTCATATTTAAATTTCTGTGTTTATGTTCACTTGTTTGGGGTCTCAAGTGGGACCATTAATCTATGTGAAGCTTTGTTGTATCTGAGCTAGTTCTCATGCCCCTAATCAAAAAGCCACATATGGTTTTGAATAGCTTTTCCAGAAACGTCTTATTTAGTATGTAACTATTTAAAACGttttaatgtaaatgaaaaaatgGTTATAATAGTGTTAATGTACAATGGAACTGTATGCTAAAGTATTTTgatccccccctcccccccttaGGCTTTTCTTGAGATGAATACAGAGGAGGCAGCCCAGACTATGGTCAGCTATTACTCTTCAGTCACACCAGTCATCAGGAATCATCCCATCTTTATGCAGTACTCCAACCACAAGGAGCTGAAAACGGACAACTCACCAAACCAAGTGGTATGTGCTCAGCAAAAACTCCTGGCTTTCTTttccagtctttttttttctccatttgccACACTCTGTGCTACTTCTGCCTCTGAATTTAGGGTTATTTTGTGCTAGCAATCTGTATACTTAACAAAAAgtgaataataaatacagtCCAAGTAAATATTCTAAGATTTGTATTTGTAAGAGTTGTTTTGTAGGGCAACTGTAGTGCTTACTGTTTCTCCAGCTGTAGTGGAATCTTCATATGGACTGATGAGCTTGTTTACGAGCTCGCAcgaagctgcttttttttttttttttttttttttttttaaagcttatcCTTCTTTTCTAAACACATTCTTAGCAGGGACATCATGCTGATTACATTTAATGCATTCCACAGCCAAGGCTTATCTACCTACTCCTTCCATCGGTGGTTACTCGGTTCTGGTTGTGTAATCTGTTTAAATAAGCACTTGAGTCTTGTACTCTCAAGGGGGCTTCATTTCTTAACATACACATCCATTGcttttaataatgttaaaaatcaAGTTGCACAATAATGGGTAACATTTTAATCGCAATTATTTTAAGAGGAAAGGAACTTTTTAGCAGTTAATAGTATCGTTTCATGCTTTTTATGGCAAAAGATTACTTGAATACAGGACCTCATTGTTTATTGTTGTCTCCAAGTTGCATTATGGTCCAAGAGATGTGATTTTGTTCCTGATGCAAATCAAATTGACGTGGAGTAGGCATTCATGTCCATGccatcttttcttttaaaatgaaagaaagctgGATAATTCAGGTAGATCTCTCCTATTGATCAAACACTTTCGTCTCTGTCCTATTTTTAACATCAGAGAGCGCAGGCAGCACTGCAGGCCGTAAATGCAGTCCAGACAGGCGGCATGTCATTAGGTGGTGTGGAAGCAGGCGGTGCGAGTGGCCCCAGCCCCGTCCTCAGAGTGGTGGTGGAGAACCTCTTCTACCCAGTCACTCTGGATGTTCTGCACCAGGTAGATCCTCGTTTGTTTATTTAGTCAGTATcgttttgctttgctttgcttaaAAAGCATTGTCTTTGGTTTAGATGTTTAATGTTTTGCTGTCTTCCACAGATCTTTTCCAAGTTTGGCACTGTGTTGAAAGTGATTACTTTTACCAAGAATAACCAGTTCCAAGCACTTCTGCAGTTTTCTGATGGTCTTACTGCTCAGCATGCAAAACTGGTGAGTGGCTCCATCTAGAGGGCACTTTGTGTTAAGATCTAGTATTTACTTGCTTATTGCAGCtcagtatctgtgtgtttcaggCTAAAATTGACGATACAATTCAAGATCACTAATTTGTGATTAATTTTATGCCTTTttgtttgtggggtttttttttttttggtttaagtGCACTTAATTTATGTAACTTGTCACTACACAGGCTCTGGATGGACAGAACATCTATAATGCATGCTGCACTCTGCGCATCAGTTTCTCCAAACTCACCAGTTTGAATGTTAAGTACAACAACGATAAGAGTCGGGACTACACACGGCCTGACCTGCCTTCGGGAGATGGCCAGCCTGCTCTTGAACACCATGCAATGACCACAGCTGCATTTGGTAGGCCACAACTGAGCATCATTTCATCACCTTTTATCTTCTATTAGTCTCGGTACATGCGTCATGCaatgctttcttttttatgcCTCAAGTAAATATTTAGTTTATGTCCACAGCTACTCCTGGGATCATTTCCGCTGGTCCGTTTGCTGGTGCCCATGCCTTCCCCCCAGCTTTTACCATTCAGCAGGCTGCAGGTTTGTTGATGTCACAAGCCTCACTACTACATTTATTTGCTTTACTGACCGTAAACAGTGTACAATGTGCATAATTTTCTTTTTGCTCTCCCAGGCTTGACCATGCCAGGTGTTCCTGGAGCCCTGGCTTCTTTGGCCATTCCTAGTGCAGCGGCAGCAGCTGCTGCAGCAGGCAGACTGGGCTTCCCTACTCTTCCTGCCGGCCACTGTGTCATGCTGGTCAGCAACCTGAATCCTGAGGTTAGTGACCTCCAGCTACGTTTTGTAGCAAATAGTCCTCTTGGTGTCGTATAAATATTTCATAcaaatttgtataaaatattttggTGCTGGTTCTTTCAAGAAGAGTTTCTTGTTATTTGGAGTTGATTTAAAAAtggtaatgttttaaaaaattagcATACTTCCCGTAGGTTGAAACTGAATATcgggtttaaaaaaacaaaatttagTCCTGTAAAGCAGTTTATatagttttgttattgtatttgACTTGCGTTCTATATACTGTCCAGAATGGcccttttttaaatttcagGTAACTAAAGCTTTGCTTTTGTTTCCTCCCAGttttcagcttttctttttcttttttcaagtTTGTAATTTTCTAACATAACGTTACTCTAAGCTTGatatatcttttatttattttttttaagctgttGCCTTTTTACCAGAATATTCTTACATTTTGCACAAGTTCATCAAGAATTGAGAGATTCTTTTACGAGACTTGGCAGCTTGTATAACGTATTCTAAAATTAGCAAAATTGGCCTGTTTACGTTTCAGAGAGGCTTTAAAACCTTTCGGCTAAGTCTCTTGTGCCTGAGTAGAATTAaagatttcattatttaatgaaaAGTTGATACAATGAACTTGTAAATGGTTTGATTATTCTTTTAAGAAGGCTCTAGCAAATAAGCTTATCTTTCATTGTCTTGAGCAATTTATAAACttaattttttcaatgaaaacaGCACTTTCTTCTGTTGGATTAGTTTCTATAAAAGTTAACTTGACCACTATTGTATTTCCATATGTATACTGACTTTGTTTTTTacctccttttctctccctccccattccccattctttttttctttttttttttttttttcttttgcaaccATGTCCGCCTGCCACATGGCTGCCCACATGTGTtccactcatttttatttttacatcctcacacacacacacacacacacatacaaacatactcATGTTGAACACTATTCACTCCTTACACTTTCATGTCCAcctctcccctcctctttcTACTCCCAATCCATTAACCATCTTCATGATCCAACCACCGTTTTTTCGTCATTTCCCGTGGAACTGCCTCCTCGCTGTGGATATGTTGAACCTCCATTCTGCCTCCGATCTTTACCTCTCCCTTCTTCCCTCCGCTGCCTTCCTCTGCTGTCCTCTAAAGAGAGTTACGCCCCAATGCCTCTTTATTCTTTTCGGTATGTTATCCTTAGCATCTTTTGTTATCACTTGTTTGTTCTGTTCTTTCAATTTCTTCCCTCACAAGGCAATTtgagtgcttgtgtgttttctgctgttgtgtgtgtgtgtgctgagatgAGATGCAAACCAAAAAGTTGCAGCACTCGCCAGAGATTTAGATTTGTGACTATTATGGCGCACTTGAAAATGCTGTATCTTTTTGTGCTTTAATAGACTGTTTATCATTTTATGATGCATGCTTTTGAAATTGTTTTGCATGTCTTTTGAGGGAAGCTTTTATACTTTGGTTAATAGTCAAGACTCCTGTCATTTATCCATTTGTTAAGAccgcttattttatttttttttatttttttttattttttatttttcccctccacCAAACCTTCTGACCTAAAGCTAGCCTTCTTACAGCGGAGTTTCACTTTTTCTCAATTCATGCATTAAGGACATCAGTGCAAAAGTCCATTCCTCTTTTGCAGTCTGTAAAATTGCCCACTTTCCCCCAATCTGTCCTTTTggctgtaatttatttatttatttttaccttgcCAAGTAGGTCATAGGTCATGTCCAATTGCAATAGATAACATTGGCTAAAATATCTATTGACGCGTTCTATATTATTTCAGTGGCACTTGGTGTCTATAAGGAGACTGCACTCTGATGGAGTGTCTTGATTGTAACCCTAAACGTATTAAAGGAATTGTTTggtttttaatttttgtaataGTTGTACTGTAAACTTTATATTTTGCTTTTAACCATGTTCTTTCTTTTCACCAGGTGTATATGGTGATGTGATAAGAGTGAAAATTATGTTCAACAAAAAGGAGAATGCCCTTATCCAAATGTCAGATGGCACTCAGGCTCAGCTAGGTGAACCTACTATTTGTTtatcttcatttattaaaatgtttgatGCTGGTTGTTTTGTCCTCAACGATTTTCAATTCAGAAAACTTTGTCCTCGAGGGCCATCTGATGTATCTACATGCAGGTATAATAAGTTCCTTGGCAAGTGTTTAATGACCATATCGTGTGTGAATTTCTCTACCCTTAGCTATGAGCCATTTGAACGGACAGAAGCTGTATGGACGGGCGCTGCGCATCACTTTATCCAAACACACGACTGTTCAGCTGCCCCGCGAGGGACACGAAGATCAGGGCCTCACTAAGGATTACAGTAACTCTCCTCTCCACCGTTTTAAGAAGCCTGGCTCT from Hemibagrus wyckioides isolate EC202008001 linkage group LG10, SWU_Hwy_1.0, whole genome shotgun sequence carries:
- the ptbp1b gene encoding polypyrimidine tract-binding protein 1b; the encoded protein is MDGRLETDLYPMGSSYTELDVVHDIAVGTKRGSDELFSCVSNGPYIMSSAANGNDSKKFKGDIRSPGIPSRVIHVRKLPSDINEAEVISLGLPFGKVTNLLMLKGKNQAFLEMNTEEAAQTMVSYYSSVTPVIRNHPIFMQYSNHKELKTDNSPNQVRAQAALQAVNAVQTGGMSLGGVEAGGASGPSPVLRVVVENLFYPVTLDVLHQIFSKFGTVLKVITFTKNNQFQALLQFSDGLTAQHAKLALDGQNIYNACCTLRISFSKLTSLNVKYNNDKSRDYTRPDLPSGDGQPALEHHAMTTAAFATPGIISAGPFAGAHAFPPAFTIQQAAGLTMPGVPGALASLAIPSAAAAAAAAGRLGFPTLPAGHCVMLVSNLNPERVTPQCLFILFGVYGDVIRVKIMFNKKENALIQMSDGTQAQLAMSHLNGQKLYGRALRITLSKHTTVQLPREGHEDQGLTKDYSNSPLHRFKKPGSKNYSNIFPPSSTLHLSNIPPSVVEDDLKMLFASSGSVVKNFKFFQKDRKMALIQMGSVEEAIESLIEFHNHDLGENHHLRVSFSKSTI